One window from the genome of Hydra vulgaris chromosome 02, alternate assembly HydraT2T_AEP encodes:
- the LOC105850899 gene encoding alpha-1A adrenergic receptor translates to MVRNETLEKFSKEIIIIKSLYLVICIILGLIGNLVVLITILKYRKLQTITNYFVLNLSITDLLFIICCMPTIIITTIAEKWLLGDVVCNIIGFLNVLLCTNSIWNLVMISINRYLNVAKPKRIKEIYTRKKTILMIISVWIVSGIVSVPPLLNWSSYKPGPNFCTVDRKGAKSFYFLILFIMYILPLLILASLYSCIFFILKKKEKNILLKCNINYIEHSDCKGKASIHKNDLLPCQAGNKRISHKKIMINYFINKNNDTYKVSVKKAQNHNKKLQKRVKLYKQYQITRRLIVLVLSFFLCWTPFFIGSFLITFGVENKKNFSFTTFGVMCGCLSSISNPFIYSMNGSFRNHLRKLSRKYFNKKYN, encoded by the coding sequence atggtaagaaacgaaactttagaaaagttttcTAAAGAAATAATCATAATTAAATCGTTGTACTTGGTTATTTGTATTATACTTGGACTTATTGGCAATTTGGTTGTCCTAataactatattaaaatatagaaaattacaaacaataacaaactattttgttttaaaccTTTCAATAACGGATCTTCTGTTTATTATATGTTGTATGCCTACAATCATTATTACCACAATTGCAGAAAAGTGGTTGCTTGGTGACGTAGTTTGTAACATCATAGGTTTTTTAAACGTGCTTCTTTGCACAAACTCAATATGGAATCTTGTTATGATTAGTATCAATAGATATTTAAATGTAGCTAAACCTAAAAGGATTAAAGAAATCTacacaagaaaaaaaacaattttaatgatCATAAGTGTGTGGATAGTTTCAGGAATAGTTTCCGTTCCGCCTCTACTAAATTGGAGTAGCTACAAACCTGGACCTAATTTCTGCACAGTTGACAGAAAAGGtgcaaaatcattttattttttaattctttttataatgtATATCTTACCTTTGTTAATTTTAGCCAGTTTATACTCGTGCAtctttttcatattaaaaaaaaaagaaaaaaatatactcCTGAAGTGCAATATAAACTATATTGAACATTCCGACTGTAAAGGAAAGGCTTCAAtacataaaaatgatttattaccttGCCAAGCTGGGAACAAACGGATTAGCCATAAGAAAATCATGATTAACTACTTTATAAATAAGAACAATGATACGTATAAAGTTAGTGTCAAAAAAGCCCAAAATCATAACAAGAAACTTCAGAAGCGcgtaaaactttataaacaatatcaaattaCAAGAAGACTAATAGTTCTAGTCCTCAGCTTCTTCTTATGTTGGACTCCATTTTTCATTGGCTCATTTTTGATTACATTTGgtgtagaaaacaaaaaaaactttagttttacaACATTTGGAGTAATGTGCGGTTGTTTAAGCTCCATAAGCAAtccttttatttattcaatgaaTGGCAGCTTTCGAAACCATCTGAGAAAATTgtcaagaaaatattttaataaaaaatataattaa
- the LOC136075946 gene encoding uncharacterized protein LOC136075946, whose translation MINDIEILTSLNRKCQKKKSYENSRSYRSEWEKELTWIKKSSNASEQASCRLCRTNISPHKGSLEQHQNAASHIKREKTFNPFQKKINFPGQVKISDVNKKADIQLAMCICCHSAISTADHFCEIISKFGVGSPLEHLKLHRTKCTKVIQNVISSTLEEEISKEIKSKPFSILIDESTDVSLIKHLAICVRYFSEKEKQIVDDFLGLIQVISTTCEDLFNALNYKLHSIGLTLENCIGYSSDGASNVIGRRNSVWSRVLSKSPNCIMMRCICHSLNLVVQNAFNAIPSPVGFLLSEVPRFFNKSILRRNEYEKLFELMNPNNKRVGTPSPF comes from the exons ATGATTAACGACATAGAAAT attaacatctttaaatagaaaatgccaaaaaaaaaaatcatatgaaaACTCTCGTAGTTATCGAAGTGAGTGGGAAAAAGAATTAACCTGGATAAAAAAAAGCTCTAATGCATCTGAACAAGCTTCGTGTCGCCTCTGCCGCACTAATATAAGTCCCCACAAAGGTAGCTTAGAGCAACATCAAAATGCAGCTTCACacattaaaagagaaaaaaccTTTAATCCGTTTCAAAAGAAGATTAATTTTCCAGGTCAAGTAAAAATTTCAGATGTAAACAAAAAAGCAGACATTCAGCTTGCTATGTGTATATGCTGTCACTCAGCAATTTCAACTGCTGAccatttttgtgaaattatttcAAAGTTTGGTGTAGGCAGCCCCCTGGAACATCTAAAACTCCACCGCACTAAGTGCACTAAAGTAATCCAGAATGTTATCTCATCAACTCTAGAAGAAGAAATTTCTAAAGAAATCAAATCAAAGCCGTTTTCCATCCTCATTGATGAATCAACGGATGTGAGTTTAATCAAGCACCTTGCAATATGCGTGAGATATTTTTCAGAGAAAGAAAAACAGATTGTCGATGACTTCCTTGGCCTCATTCAAGTGATCTCAACAACATGCGAAGATCTCTTTAatgctttaaattataaactccACTCGATTGGATTAACTCTTGAAAACTGCATCGGATACAGTTCAGATGGTGCTTCAAATGTTATTGGCAGACGTAACTCAGTCTGGTCTCGTGTACTATCTAAATCGCCTAACTGTATTATGATGAGGTGCATTTGTCACTCTCTAAATCTTGTGGTGCAAAATGCCTTTAATGCAATTCCATCTCCAGTCGGCTTTCTTCTGAGCGAGGTTCCCCGGTTTTTTAACAAGAGCATTCTTCGTCGAAACGAGTATGAAAAGCTATTTGAACTCATGAATCCAAACAATAAACGCGTGGGAACCCCGTCCCCTTTTTAG
- the LOC136076825 gene encoding uncharacterized protein LOC136076825, with protein MYYAAFDLKCANSMFGITSHAGKYSCLRCEGESLLDGGEKRILVSLDYHYSKYTEAGKPKSKTANYKNVINPRLLYLEEDPHTIIENLVPVPELHTLIEIVTTFGKLLSKLWPGFEKWLNSSYIFFRGSHGIGFDGNNDNRFLDKLDVLSRDIADQGKFDLLPVIECLRNFQSMKQATFIEKIRDIEYVVFEFKMSYANLREYINTYFENISLNIPWKVHIAVNHIVPFLKSTNTDNGLGIYSEQADESVHREFKQTWNKYKRRQSHLDYAKRLKSSVVEFSAFNK; from the coding sequence atgtattatgCTGCATTTGATTTAAAGTGTGCAAACTCAATGTTTGGCATTACAAGCCATGCTGGAAAATATAGTTGTTTGCGGTGTGAAGGAGAGAGTCTTTTGGATGGTGGAGAAAAACGAATTCTTGTTTCCCTCGATTATCATTACAGTAAATACACAGAAGCTGGAAAACCAAAATCAAAGACggctaattataaaaatgttattaatccAAGATTATTATATCTTGAAGAGGATCCACAcacaattattgaaaatttagttCCAGTACCTGAGTTGCATACATTAATCGAAATAGTTACAACTTTtggaaaactattatcaaaactatGGCCTGGCTTTGAAAAGTGGTTAAACTCAAGTTACATATTTTTCAGAGGTTCCCATGGCATTGGATTTGATGGCAACAATGACAACagatttttagataagttagatGTTCTTTCTCGTGATATTGCTGATCAAGGAAAGTTTGATTTACTACCAGTGATTGAATGTTTAAGAAATTTTCAATCAATGAAGCAAGCCacctttatagaaaaaattcgTGATATTGAATATGTTGTTTTCGAATTCAAGATGTCTTATGCTAATTTAAGGGAATATATTAATACTTACTTTGAAAACATTTCTTTGAATATACCGTGGAAAGTTCATATTGCAGTTAACCATAttgtaccatttttaaaaagtaccaaTACTGATAATGGGCTTGGAATTTACTCTGAACAAGCAGATGAATCTGTTCATCGTGAGTTTAAACAGACATGGAATAAATATAAGAGACGACAAAGCCACCTAGACTATGCTAAGCGATTAAAGTCAAGTGTTGTGGAATTTTCagcatttaataaatag